The genomic region GCCACCGCACGTAAGATCGATCCCGAGGCGTTGCTCGGCGCACGGCTCTATCCTGACATGCACAGCTTTCGCGGACAGGTGCAATTTTCCTGCGACTTCGCGAAAGGCGCGGTTGCGCGCCTCGCTGGCATTGAGAACCCTTCCTATCCCGACAACGAAATCGGTTTCGAGGATCTTCGCGCCCGGATTACCAAGACACTGGACTTCATAGCTTCGGTCGACGGTAAGCTCATCGAAGGTGGGGAAGGTCGCGCGATTGCGCTCAAGTTCGGCGGGCTCAGTCTGTCGGCCAGCGGGCGAGACTATCTGGTTGGCTTCGCGGTGCCGAGCTTCATCTTTCATGTGAGCATCGCCTACGCTCTGCTTCGCCACAATGGGATCGAAATCCGCAAGCTTGATTTCCTTGGCAAGGTGCCCGGCATGGCCGGGTTCGATGCAGACCCAGAAGGTTGAGTAGAGGTCATGCGCATCGTTCACACCATGATCCGCGTCGGCAATCTCGACCGCTCGCTTGCATTTTATGTCGATATGCTCGGCATGACATTGTTCCGGCGCGAGGAATACCCTTCGGGCCGCTTCACGCTCGCCTTTGTAGGCTATGGTTCGGAGGCAAGCTCTGCAGTGATCGAGCTGACGCACAATTGGGACACGGAAAACTATGAGCACGGCAGCGGCTATGGCCATATCGCATTAGGGGTGAGCAACGCCCGTGCGGCATGCGACGCGTTCGCGGCCAAGGGTGCGAGAATCGTCCGCCCAGCTGGTCCGATGTCGAATGCGTCGCCCGATCGCGACGATATCGAGATCATCGCCTTTCTCGAAGACCCCGATGGCTACCGCATCGAGCTCATCGAAACCCCGCTGGCTTGAGATCGATCATGCTTCGTTTTCCGCTCTTCGCCGCCCGGGCCACCGCCGCAGGGGTGCTGATTCCGATTATGGCGTTACCCGATGTCCGGCTTGGCAAGGCGCTGGGCGCGGCAGCACAGGCCCCGGTGCTGCTGTTCGTCGTTGGGCTCATGGCTGCTTGCACGGTCAGTTTGCTGATCACGGGCGGGATCCACGACTTGCGCCTGCTGCGCCAAGCGCGCGCGCTCGATCTTGCGAGCGGGCTCATCATGGCGAGCTATGTCTTCATGGTCACCTTCCTTGCCCCGCGCTTCGGTATCAGCGCGGTTTTCCTCTCTGCCGTTTCGGTGCAGATTCTGACCTCGGCCGCAATCGATCGTTTCGGTTTGTTTGGCGCAAGTTTTTGGCCGGCATCGCTGGCCCGCGTCATCGGGATCGCCCTCATCCTTGCGGGTCTCGCGATGACGCAGATTGGTGGCGGGACCGGCGTCGCTGAAAGCCTGCCATGACGACGAAGGACCGCCACCGCCTGGCCATATTGGCGCTACCAGGCGTCGTGCCCTTTGATCTCGCTATCCCCTGTGCAATTTTCGGTTGCGCCAGGATCGGTGGAGAGCACGCCTATGCCGTCACGGTCTGCGGTTCCGGGCCATCTATCGAAACTCCATATTTCGATATTGGACTACGGCATGGGCTTGAGGCCGTGGATAGCGCCCAAACGATTATCGTTCCGGGAATCGACGATCCGACCGAGCCTGTCGCGGTTGAGGTGATCGCAGCCCTACAAGCTGGAGCGCGCCGAGGCATCCGCATTGCGTCGATCTGCTCGGGTGCTTTCGTTCTTGCCGCTGCTGGCCTGCTGGACGAGCGACGCGCAACCACGCATTGGCGCATGGCGCGGGCATTGGCCGACTCTTATCCTGTCGTGACGGTCGATCCCAATGTGCTATTCGTCGACGAAGGCGCGGTACTCACGTCCGCAGGGCTCTCTGCCGGTATCGACCTCTGCCTGCATATGGTCCGGCAAGACTTCGGTCAGGCTGTCGCCGCGGAGGCTGCGCGCTTTACGGTCGCGCCTCTCGACCGCGATGGCGGGCAGGCACAGTATATCCGTCACGAACTATCGACTTCGCGCGAGAGCCTCGCACCGGTAATGGACTGGATTATTAATCATCTTTCCGAGCCATTGGATGTGGCTGCCCTTGCAGCGCAAGCACGCATGAGCACACGCACTTTTTTGCGCCGCTTTCGCGAGCAGACCGGCGCGACCCCGATGCGATGGCTTATTCACGCCCGGGTACGGTATGCGCAAGAACTTCTCGAATCCAGCGCCCGTCCCATAGAGGAAATCGCGCTCGCGACGGGATTTGAGTCACCGGTCACCTTTCGCGCACGCTTTCGCCGACAGGTAGGCGTTACCCCGATGGCCTATCGGCAGCGCTTCAATGCTGCGGGCGCCGCCAGAACCGGGCGCGGCCGCTCCTGAATGGCGCTAATTGAGCGCTAAATGTCACTGCCGCCACTCACGCTTTCCGCGCAACAGGCGCAGGGTTGAGGCCTCAATTTGAGGAGCCCCTTCATGTCCGATCAAAATCCCCCTAAACTCAAAGTGGCCATGCTCGTCTATCCACGGCTGACTCTGCTGGACCTTGCCGGTCCGCAGTCGCTCTGGTGCATGCAGGCCGAAACCTATCTGGTCTGGGAAAGTCTCGATCCGGTTGTCACCGACACTGACCTGACCTTGCAACCAACCCACACTTTCGAAACCTGCCCGACTGACGTCGATATCCTTTGCGTTCCAGGCGGGTTCGGCGCATGGGACGTGATCAATAATGCCCGGGCGATGGACTATCTCGCGCGCGCCGGAGCGGAAGCCAGATATGTTACCGGAATCTGCTTCGGGACGATCATCATGGCCGCCGCAGGCCTCCTCGACGGATACAGGGCGGCCACCCATTGGGCGACTTATCCGATGCTGGAATCGCTTGGGGTCGAAGGCGTGCGCGAGCGCGTGGTTATTGACCGCAACCGCATCACCGGCGGCGGAGTGACAGCTGGCGTCGATTTCGGACTAACGGTGCTATCTGAACTACGCGGCGAGACCGTCGCCAAGGCCACACAGTTGTTGATCGAGTACAATCCTAAACCGCCGTTCAATGCTGGCTCACCCGAAGCTGCCGGACCAGAGTTGACCGCGTTCGCGGCAAGCCTGGTTAAGGACGATTTCGAACAGAATGCGATGCCTGCGGTGATGGCTGCTGCTCAGCGCCGCAAGGCGGCCGCGCGGTAGCAGAAAAAAGGGAGCGGCGGGGCGGATATTACGACTCGACCCGCCGCGGCAATTCCGTTTCTTCGGCCGCGAGGAACGCAGCGATCGGAACACGACAAGCCGGGGAGGTCTATCATCGTGAACTTTGATTATCGCCACTTGACTCTGACCGGATCGGTCGAACGATATCATCG from Methylocystis sp. MJC1 harbors:
- a CDS encoding GlxA family transcriptional regulator, with the protein product MTTKDRHRLAILALPGVVPFDLAIPCAIFGCARIGGEHAYAVTVCGSGPSIETPYFDIGLRHGLEAVDSAQTIIVPGIDDPTEPVAVEVIAALQAGARRGIRIASICSGAFVLAAAGLLDERRATTHWRMARALADSYPVVTVDPNVLFVDEGAVLTSAGLSAGIDLCLHMVRQDFGQAVAAEAARFTVAPLDRDGGQAQYIRHELSTSRESLAPVMDWIINHLSEPLDVAALAAQARMSTRTFLRRFREQTGATPMRWLIHARVRYAQELLESSARPIEEIALATGFESPVTFRARFRRQVGVTPMAYRQRFNAAGAARTGRGRS
- a CDS encoding DMT family transporter: MLRFPLFAARATAAGVLIPIMALPDVRLGKALGAAAQAPVLLFVVGLMAACTVSLLITGGIHDLRLLRQARALDLASGLIMASYVFMVTFLAPRFGISAVFLSAVSVQILTSAAIDRFGLFGASFWPASLARVIGIALILAGLAMTQIGGGTGVAESLP
- a CDS encoding DJ-1/PfpI family protein; amino-acid sequence: MSDQNPPKLKVAMLVYPRLTLLDLAGPQSLWCMQAETYLVWESLDPVVTDTDLTLQPTHTFETCPTDVDILCVPGGFGAWDVINNARAMDYLARAGAEARYVTGICFGTIIMAAAGLLDGYRAATHWATYPMLESLGVEGVRERVVIDRNRITGGGVTAGVDFGLTVLSELRGETVAKATQLLIEYNPKPPFNAGSPEAAGPELTAFAASLVKDDFEQNAMPAVMAAAQRRKAAAR
- the gloA gene encoding lactoylglutathione lyase, with protein sequence MRIVHTMIRVGNLDRSLAFYVDMLGMTLFRREEYPSGRFTLAFVGYGSEASSAVIELTHNWDTENYEHGSGYGHIALGVSNARAACDAFAAKGARIVRPAGPMSNASPDRDDIEIIAFLEDPDGYRIELIETPLA
- a CDS encoding DUF1993 domain-containing protein; the encoded protein is MSFTMASASLPVFVHYLSILSGLLDKAEIHATARKIDPEALLGARLYPDMHSFRGQVQFSCDFAKGAVARLAGIENPSYPDNEIGFEDLRARITKTLDFIASVDGKLIEGGEGRAIALKFGGLSLSASGRDYLVGFAVPSFIFHVSIAYALLRHNGIEIRKLDFLGKVPGMAGFDADPEG